In a genomic window of Aggregatimonas sangjinii:
- a CDS encoding SusC/RagA family TonB-linked outer membrane protein produces MKITLLKSLAIIGAFLCFGIAQAQEVSGTVSDAQGPLPGANVLEKGTTNGTQTDFDGNYTITVSEGATLVFSYIGYKSTEVVVGGQSTIDVTMEEDAQALEEVVVTGYGSQVKKEITTAVTSVSSEEFNQGVISEPTQLLQGKVAGLSVYNKGGDPNSNSTIRLRGISTIGGNAEPLVVIDGVLGQSLNNVDPSDIENITVLKDGSAAAIYGTRGSSGVILVTTKSGKVGQPFSVSYNGQFSTANVANQVETMNREEFLAVGGSDLGSDTNWRDEVTRAAFTSVHNVAAVGGTEDANYRVSVNFRDTEGILTNSGFKQFNARTKLSGRIFNDKLNIDFNSSLTQRDSDFGFNEALRYAVLYNPTAPVLGEDAPFAFNGDQFGGYFETLGLFDSFNPVSIAEQNKNYGTRSLINYSLDFRYNFTDNLTANLNIGQQNEKNTNRQYYPTTSFFRGNAVSPFRKGSASFYTNEIENRTLELFGTYSNTFSDLVSLKVTGGYSWQETDFNEYFLQLGDFPPGVDFDFSNAIEASQDLLEAGRIAANSGRNDDDRIIAFFGRVNATIDDAIYVNASLRREGSSRFGEDEQWGLFPAAAIGVDANKYLQLKNVNLLKVRLGYGVTGALPPQVGLSQATFGVINGSNGFGSSATGNTLRVPNPDLKWEEKKEINLGFEFASERLSATLDIYNRDIEDFINSVTLENTGGGADGGSQFQNGGELNTRGLELAVNYDVIKKENVSYNTGIIFSTYKTELTSVTGGNRTTANLGAPGQNDTNVILVQEGEEIGQIWGPVFSGDVDENGTPILVDVNGDGELITGQGNALDENVDFEVLGKGLPDFEIGWTNQVTFGNWDVNAFFRGAFGHSLVNTFRAFYEPRIGSQSSYNFVNTELARDDIRTAQFSSYYVEKADFFRLDNMSIGYNIPFDSDYIKNMRISLAGQNIFTITNYTGADPEPSLQDFGSVDNGGVLNTNNPDVLAPGVDRRYNYFASRTITLGLNINF; encoded by the coding sequence ATGAAGATTACGCTCTTAAAAAGCTTAGCCATAATCGGGGCATTTTTATGTTTCGGGATTGCGCAAGCCCAAGAAGTGTCTGGTACGGTTTCCGACGCACAAGGTCCTTTGCCTGGTGCAAACGTTTTGGAAAAGGGAACGACCAATGGCACCCAGACCGATTTTGATGGCAATTACACTATAACGGTTAGTGAAGGTGCCACATTGGTATTCAGTTATATTGGATATAAATCGACGGAAGTCGTTGTTGGAGGCCAGTCTACTATAGACGTTACCATGGAAGAGGATGCACAAGCCTTGGAAGAAGTGGTAGTTACGGGATACGGTAGTCAGGTAAAAAAGGAAATTACTACGGCCGTGACCAGTGTAAGTTCCGAGGAGTTTAACCAAGGTGTCATCAGCGAACCGACGCAATTACTACAAGGTAAGGTCGCTGGTTTAAGCGTGTACAACAAGGGTGGTGACCCAAATTCAAATTCTACCATTCGTTTAAGGGGTATCTCTACCATTGGGGGCAATGCCGAACCTCTTGTCGTTATCGATGGGGTGCTCGGACAGTCGCTGAATAACGTAGACCCAAGTGATATCGAAAACATTACGGTGTTAAAGGATGGTTCCGCAGCTGCGATATACGGTACACGTGGATCAAGTGGTGTAATTTTGGTCACTACCAAGTCCGGTAAGGTAGGACAACCTTTTTCAGTTTCCTATAACGGACAGTTTTCTACTGCTAACGTCGCAAACCAAGTAGAAACCATGAACCGGGAGGAATTTCTCGCAGTTGGTGGAAGCGATTTGGGAAGTGACACCAATTGGAGGGACGAAGTGACCAGAGCAGCCTTCACATCAGTTCATAACGTAGCCGCAGTAGGTGGTACCGAGGATGCGAACTATCGGGTATCGGTCAACTTCAGGGATACGGAAGGTATCTTGACCAATTCCGGTTTCAAGCAATTCAATGCCCGAACGAAATTGTCCGGTCGTATTTTCAATGATAAATTGAATATTGATTTCAATTCATCGCTTACACAACGCGACAGTGATTTCGGTTTTAACGAAGCATTGCGATATGCCGTACTTTACAATCCTACCGCTCCTGTTCTAGGTGAGGACGCGCCTTTCGCATTCAATGGCGACCAATTCGGTGGTTATTTTGAGACGCTAGGTCTTTTTGACAGTTTCAACCCGGTATCGATAGCCGAGCAGAATAAAAATTACGGTACTAGAAGTCTAATCAATTATAGCTTGGATTTCCGTTACAATTTTACCGATAATTTAACGGCCAATTTGAACATCGGGCAGCAAAATGAGAAAAATACGAATCGGCAGTACTATCCGACCACCTCATTCTTTAGAGGAAATGCTGTGAGCCCTTTTAGAAAAGGTTCAGCAAGTTTCTATACTAATGAAATCGAGAACAGAACCTTAGAGCTTTTTGGCACCTACAGCAATACGTTTAGCGATTTGGTTTCCTTGAAAGTGACCGGAGGGTATTCTTGGCAAGAAACCGATTTTAACGAATATTTCTTGCAATTAGGTGATTTTCCTCCAGGCGTAGATTTCGATTTCAGCAATGCCATTGAAGCCTCCCAGGATTTATTGGAAGCTGGACGAATCGCTGCAAACAGTGGGAGAAATGATGATGACCGGATTATCGCTTTCTTTGGGCGTGTGAATGCTACGATTGACGATGCCATTTATGTGAACGCTTCACTACGTAGGGAAGGTTCGAGTAGATTTGGTGAGGACGAGCAATGGGGTCTTTTCCCTGCCGCTGCAATCGGGGTTGATGCGAACAAATACCTACAATTGAAAAATGTAAACCTATTGAAAGTACGACTGGGTTACGGGGTAACCGGTGCCCTTCCACCGCAAGTAGGATTATCTCAAGCTACTTTTGGAGTAATCAACGGCTCTAATGGTTTTGGCTCTTCTGCCACAGGGAATACCCTTCGGGTTCCAAATCCAGATCTAAAATGGGAAGAGAAGAAAGAAATCAATTTAGGATTTGAATTTGCAAGTGAGCGCTTGTCAGCAACCTTGGATATTTACAATAGGGATATCGAAGACTTTATCAACTCTGTTACGCTCGAAAATACAGGTGGTGGAGCAGATGGAGGTTCCCAATTTCAAAATGGTGGTGAGTTGAATACCAGAGGTCTTGAGCTAGCCGTTAATTATGATGTCATCAAAAAAGAAAATGTATCCTACAATACAGGGATTATCTTTTCTACTTACAAAACAGAGCTTACAAGTGTAACAGGGGGTAACCGTACTACCGCGAACTTGGGTGCACCTGGTCAGAATGATACAAATGTGATTCTGGTTCAAGAAGGTGAAGAGATTGGTCAGATCTGGGGGCCTGTTTTTTCCGGGGACGTGGATGAAAACGGAACGCCGATTTTGGTCGATGTGAACGGTGATGGTGAGTTGATCACCGGTCAAGGGAACGCCTTGGATGAGAATGTAGATTTCGAGGTACTCGGAAAAGGTTTACCCGATTTTGAAATCGGATGGACCAACCAAGTGACCTTTGGCAACTGGGACGTGAATGCCTTTTTTAGAGGTGCTTTCGGTCATAGTTTGGTCAATACATTCCGGGCATTTTACGAGCCCCGAATCGGATCACAATCTTCGTACAACTTCGTGAATACGGAATTGGCAAGGGACGACATTAGAACTGCTCAATTTAGCTCTTATTATGTAGAAAAAGCTGATTTCTTTAGATTGGACAACATGTCAATAGGCTATAACATTCCTTTCGATAGCGACTATATCAAAAACATGCGAATCTCGCTAGCCGGTCAAAACATCTTTACAATTACCAACTACACAGGAGCAGATCCAGAACCTTCTTTACAGGATTTCGGTTCGGTAGACAATGGAGGGGTCTTAAATACGAATAATCCTGATGTATTGGCGCCAGGTGTTGATAGACGTTACAACTATTTTGCTTCTAGAACCATCACCTTAGGTTTGAATATTAATTTTTAA
- a CDS encoding LacI family DNA-binding transcriptional regulator: MRKNITLKHIAKELEVSISTVSKALKNSEEIGKDTKEKVQAFAKLYNYRPNNIAISLKNRRTKTIGVIIPDIIHHFFTTVFRGIEKYANRHGYNVIICVSDESFDREVINMEMLANGSIDGFIMSLSAETQLKNDFNHLKEVTEQGIPLVLFDRVTDEVKCDKVIINDKEIAYKAVQMFIDEGKKRIALISTDDYLNVSAKRAIGYQEALRANNLEINESLVLILPYFGDSSNAISEFFDNNDFDAMLCVNEIFAVQCMREAQERGKRIPEDISVIGFTNGILSQYSSPRLTAIAQHGEQMGETAAQMLIERVEAELELDEDEENFRTEVIQATIINGGTTSNP; the protein is encoded by the coding sequence GTGAGAAAAAATATCACCCTCAAACATATCGCCAAAGAATTGGAAGTCTCGATATCCACCGTGTCAAAGGCGTTAAAAAACAGCGAAGAAATCGGAAAAGATACCAAAGAAAAGGTTCAAGCTTTTGCGAAATTATACAATTATCGGCCGAACAATATTGCTATAAGCCTCAAAAACAGGCGGACCAAAACAATTGGGGTTATCATTCCCGATATCATCCATCACTTTTTCACTACGGTATTTAGGGGCATAGAGAAGTACGCCAACCGTCATGGTTATAATGTAATAATCTGTGTCTCCGATGAATCTTTTGACCGGGAAGTAATTAATATGGAAATGTTGGCCAATGGAAGTATCGATGGTTTTATCATGTCGCTCTCGGCAGAAACCCAACTCAAGAACGATTTCAACCATTTAAAGGAAGTGACCGAACAAGGCATTCCACTTGTTTTATTCGATAGGGTTACCGACGAAGTGAAATGCGATAAAGTGATTATCAACGATAAGGAAATAGCGTACAAAGCGGTTCAGATGTTTATTGATGAAGGAAAAAAACGGATTGCCTTGATATCTACTGATGATTATTTGAATGTAAGTGCCAAAAGAGCCATTGGTTACCAAGAAGCATTGCGAGCAAACAATTTGGAAATCAACGAATCCCTAGTCTTAATACTACCCTATTTTGGGGATAGTAGCAATGCAATAAGTGAATTCTTCGATAATAACGATTTTGATGCCATGCTTTGCGTCAATGAAATTTTCGCAGTACAGTGTATGCGGGAAGCGCAGGAGCGTGGAAAAAGAATTCCAGAGGATATCTCCGTTATCGGTTTTACCAACGGCATTCTTTCTCAGTATTCATCTCCTAGATTAACGGCTATTGCCCAACATGGGGAACAAATGGGAGAAACGGCCGCCCAGATGTTGATTGAACGTGTAGAGGCCGAGCTGGAATTGGACGAGGATGAGGAAAATTTTCGAACCGAGGTCATTCAGGCCACCATTATCAATGGGGGAACGACTTCCAACCCATAA
- the pgmB gene encoding beta-phosphoglucomutase, which yields MQKTGFIFDLDGVIVDTAKYHYLAWKKLANELGFEFTHEQNELFKGVSRKRCLEILLDIGQVEATQEQFDRWMIEKNEDYLAYIEKMDASEILPDVPKVLQFLKERNVPIALGSASKNARPILEKVQLLSYFDVLVDGNSVTKAKPDPEVFLIGADKLGVAPEHCVVFEDAVAGIAAANHANMLSIGIGNADVLSEAKFIFKDFTEISLEFLEGLLS from the coding sequence ATGCAGAAAACCGGATTCATATTCGATTTGGACGGTGTTATTGTCGACACCGCGAAATACCATTACCTAGCCTGGAAAAAACTCGCGAACGAATTGGGCTTTGAGTTTACCCACGAACAGAACGAACTCTTTAAAGGGGTAAGTCGAAAGCGATGCCTTGAGATCTTATTGGATATCGGTCAAGTAGAGGCCACTCAAGAACAATTCGATAGATGGATGATCGAAAAAAACGAGGATTATCTTGCCTACATCGAAAAAATGGACGCCTCTGAGATTCTACCCGATGTACCTAAGGTGTTGCAATTTCTAAAGGAAAGAAACGTCCCCATTGCTTTGGGTTCGGCCAGTAAAAATGCGCGACCCATACTGGAAAAGGTACAATTGTTATCCTATTTCGATGTCTTGGTCGATGGGAATAGTGTAACCAAGGCCAAACCGGATCCTGAAGTTTTTCTGATCGGTGCCGATAAATTGGGCGTTGCCCCTGAGCACTGCGTTGTCTTCGAAGATGCGGTGGCGGGAATCGCCGCGGCGAACCATGCGAATATGCTCAGCATAGGCATCGGTAACGCCGATGTATTATCCGAGGCGAAATTTATTTTTAAAGATTTTACCGAAATTAGCCTAGAATTTTTAGAGGGTTTACTTTCGTAG